The DNA window CGTCGCTGGTCCAGGTCGTCGAGGGCATCAACCGGTGCCTGCCCGACCTGCCCGCCGAGGTGCATTTCGACCGCAACATCATGGCCCGCAACCTGCTGATGCATACCTGCGCCGACCGCGAGCGCGCGCTCGCCGCCGGGGCGTCGCCGTCCCAACGTTCCTGGCGCGCCGCCGCGTCCGGCCTCATCGACGCGGTGGTGGGGCTGTGGCTGGCGCCCGTGACATCGTACGAGTGAAGGGGGTCCGCAGGTGAAAGTGACCGTCGACCAAGACGTTTGCGCGTCCTCGGGCAACTGCGTCCTGAACGCTCCCGACATCTTCGACCAACGCGACGACGACGGCGTGGTCGTGCTGCTCAATCCGAGCCCCTCGCCCGATCAGGCCGAGGGCGCGCGCCGGGCGGCCGCCGCCTGCCCCGCACTGGCCATCCGTATCGAGGAGTGACATGTCGGACACGCTGACCGCAGGGACCGAAATCGATTCGGGCATACCGGAATATCCGATGGCGCGGGAGGCGGGCTGCCCGTTCGCCCCGCCGCCGGATGTCATGGCGCTCGCGGCGGCCGCGCCGCTGTCCCGGGTCCGCATCTGGGACGGCAGCACGCCGTGGCTCGTCACCGGCTACGAGGAAGTGCGCGAGCTGTTCTCCGACTCTCGGGTCAGCGTCGACGACCGGGTGCCCGGCTTCCCGCACTGGAACGCGGGCATGTTGTCCACGGTGCACAAGCGGCCGCGATCGGTGTTCACCGCCGACGGCGAGGAGCACACCCGGTTCCGCCGCATGCTGTCGAAACCCTTCACGTTCAAGCGGGTCGAGGGCTTGCGCCCGACCATCCAGCAGATCACCGACGACCACATCGACGCGATGCTGGCCGGACCGCGACCCGCCGACCTGGTCGCCGCGCTGGCCCTGCCGGTGCCGTCGCTGGTGATCAGCCAACTGCTCGGGGTGCCCTACGAGGATGCCGAGATGTTCCAGGAGCATGCCACCGTCGGGCTCGCGCGCTACGCGACCGGCGAGGACACCGCCAAGGGTGCGATGAGCCTGAACGCTTACCTCGCCCGGCTGGTCGAGGCCAAGATGGAGAACCCCGGCGAGGACGCGGTGTCCGATCTGGGCGAGCGGGTCAGGGCGGGCGAGCTCACCGTCAAGGAGGCCGCCCAGCTCGGGACCGGCCTGCTGATCGCCGGACACGAGACCACCTCGAACATGATCGGGCTGGGTGTCCTTGCCCTGCTGGCGAATCCGGAGCAGGTGCCCGTGATCCGCGATGCCGCGGACCCCAAGATCGTGGCCAACGCGGTCGAGGAACTGTTGCGGTACCTCAGCATCATCCAGAACGGACAGCGCCGCGTCGCCCTGGAAGACATCGCCATCGCCGGTGAGGTCATCCGCGCCGGAGAAGGCATCATCATCGACCTGGCCCCGGCGAACTGGGATGCCGATGCCTTCACCGAACCGGACCGGCTGTACCTGCACCGCTCGGGCGCGGATCGCAACGTCGCGTTCGGGTACGGCAGACACCAGTGCGTGGGTCAGCAGCTCGCTCGTGCGGAGCTGCAGATCGTCTACCGAACGTTGTTCCGCCGCATCCCCACGCTCTCGCTCGCCGTCCCGATCGAGGAGGTGCCGTTCAAGCACGACCGGTTGGCCTACGGCGTCTACGAACTGCCGGTCACCTGGTAGCCCCGCTCCCGAAGGAAGGTCAACGATGACAACAACCAGCCCAGTCTCGCTCTATCCTCCCGAAGGCTTCGGCGCACCGAAGGATCGCCATGGCCACGCCGGCGGCGTCGACGTGGGCCTGCCCGAGGGCACCGTGGTGTTCTCCGCGGACAACCACATCTCCTTGGCCTCCGACATCTTCTACGAGCGGTTCCCCGACGACCTCAAGGACAAGGCGCCGCGGATCTGGTACGAGGATGGCGCCTACCAGGTCGGGCGCAAGGGCCAGTCGTTCCTGCCCGGCGACTTCAGCGCGGTGCTGATGCAGTACGACGACCTGCCGGGGGCCGCGAGCACCAACATCGAGGCGCGCATCGCCGAACTGCACGACGACGGCGTCGACAAGGAACTGGCCTTCCCCAACGCGGTACTGGCGCTGTTCCACTACCCGGACAAGGCGTTGCGCGAACTGACGTTCCGCATCTACAACGACTACATCGCGGAGCTGCAGGAGCGCTCGGGTGGCCGCTTCTACGGCGCCGGACTGATCAACTGGTGGGACCCCACGGGCACCCGCAAGACCCTCGAAGAGCTGAAGTCGTTGGGCATCAAGACGTTCCTGATGCCCCTGAACCCCGGCAAGGACGACGACGGAAACCCGATCGACTATGCCAGCACGTCCATGCGGGCCGTGTGGGACGAGATCGAAGCCGCCGGGCTGCCGCTCACCCACCACATCGGCGAAACCCCGCCGAAGAGCCCGTGCGAGTTCAACAGCGTCGTCGTGGGGATGATGATCAACATCGACGGATTCCGGGAGACGTTCTCCAAGTACATCTTCGGCGGCATCCTCGATGACCACCCGGGCCTGCGGATCGGCTGGTTCGAGGGCGGGATCGCGTGGGTGCCGTGGGCGCTGCAGGACGCCGAGCACCTGGTGGCCTCCTACCGGCACATGTTCAACCGGCCGCTGCAGCACGACGTGCGGTACTACTGGGACACGCACATGATGGCGTCGTTCATGGTCGACCCGCTGGGTCTGCAGCTGATCGACAAGATCGGCGTCGACAAGGTGATGTGGTCCAGCGACTACCCGCACAACGAGAGCACCTACGGCTATTCGGAGAAATCCCTGGCGGCGGTCGTCGACGCGGTCGGGCCGGCTGACGCGGCGAAGATCGTCAGCGGCAACGTCACCCGATTCCTGGGGCTGGAGTGACGACGCTCGCCCCTGCGGCGCGGGCCTGGCCATCCCCGACACCCCCGACTTCGCCCGCCTGCGCCGGGAGACCGGGGCGCGCCTGCGCTCGGCGATGACCGAACGCGGTGTGGACGCGATGGTGTTGCTCGGCAACAACACGGTGGTCTATGCCACGGGGACCAGCTGGCCGCTCGGCGACGCCGGGTTGTCCTATGTCGAGCGGCCGCTGGCCGTGGTCCTCGCCGACGACGAGTGGCCGCATCTGTTCCTGCCGTACCGGGAGGGCGTCGCGCACGAGTCGGAGTTGCCCGCCGACCACCTCCACGGCCCTGTCTACCTCGAATTCGACGAGGGCGTCGCCACTTTCGCGCGTCAACTGGCCGACCTGGTGCCGGCCGGGGCCGTGATCGCCGTCGACGAGTGCACCGGGGCCATGTCGCGTGCCGGGAAGTCGTTGTTCGGCGGCGGCGCTCCCGCCGACGCCGCCGCGATCGTCGGTGCCGCCAAGGTGGTCAAGACCCCGGACGAACTGGCCTGCATCCGCACCGCGGTCCGGATCACCGACGAGGCGATGGTCGACGTCCACAAGTCGCTGGCCCCCGGCATCCGCCAAATCGAGCTGTCGGCGCGCTTTTTGCGGCGGGCCTTCGAGCTCGGGGCGATGGCCAGCATGCTGGAGCCGATCTGGCAGGTGATGCCGCACAGCAAGGCCGAGGGCGTGTGGACCACACACGGCGATCTGGCACTGCCGCTGCTGACCACGGAGCGTGAGCTGGCCGAGGGCGACGTGCTGTGGACCGACGTCAGCATCACCTACCGTGGCTACTGCTCCGACTTCGGGCGGACCTGGATCGTCGGTCGCGCACCCACGCCACGCCAGCAGGCGCAGTTCGAGAAATGGCAGCAGATCATGACCGCCGTCGAGGGGGTGGCCCGGGCCGGCGCGACCGCCGGCGATCTCGGCAGGGCCGCCACCGCGGCCAACGGCGGCACCCGGCCCTGGCTGCCCCACTTCTACCTCGGCCACGGGATCGGCGTGAACGCGGCCGAAATGCCCATGATCGGAACCGATCTCGGGCAGGAATTCGATGACGACTTCGTCCTGCAGTCCGGCATGGTGCTGGTGCTCGAGCCCGTGGTGTGGGAAGACGGCACCGGCGGCTACCGCAGCGAAGAGGTCGTGGTGATCACCGAGGAGGGTTCGATCCGCTTGACCGACTACCCCTACACCCCCTATGGCCCCCATGTCGGTTGAAGTCTGCCCCGACGAGCGCGCGCTGCGCTCGGGGCGCCGCCGGCGAGTGCTGGACCAGATGGCGGCACACGACCTCGACGTCCTGGTCCTCGGCCGGCAGGCCAACGTCCGCTACGTCACCGGCACACCGCAGCTGTGGGTCGCCGGGACCCGGCCCTTCGGCCCGTCGTGTGTGCTGGTGCGCGCGACCGGCGCCGTTCACCTGCTGAGCACCTGGGACGAAGGCGTCCCCGACGACATCCCCCACGAGAACCTGTACGGCATCTCGTGGAATCCGGCGAACACCATGGCGGTGCTGCGGCGCATCGACGGTGCGGCCACCGCGCGCCGCGTCGGCACCGACGCGCTGTCACCGGCTTTCGCGCAGCTGCTGCCGACGGCGTTTCCCAACGCGACGTTGGTCGACGGCGAGCTCGCCATGCGCGCCGCCCGGCGGATCAAGACCGCCGAGGAGGTGGCCGCGGTGCGGGAGGCGATCGCCAAGGCCGAGTCGGGTTTGGCCGCCGCGGTGGCCGAGCTGCACCCGGGAGTGCGCGAACAGACCCTGGCCGGCGTCATGCTGGAAGCCATGGCGGGCGGCGGCGTGGCGACCCCCGCGAACCAGGAATTCGCCTGGGCGACGTCGCGTGATCACCCGTGGCGGCGGGTCGGTGGCGATGGCCGCGTGAACGACGGCGACCTGGTGGCGTTCTCGGCCGGCGTGCTCGCCGGCGGCTACATGGGCGAGGTGGGGCGAACCTGGCCCGCAGGGGCTGCCGGCGACGCCGGGCCGTTGCGCCGGCGTTCGGAACGGCTGTGGGACAAGCTGTTAGCGGCATGTCGGCCGGGGGCGGGGGCCGCCGAACTGCTGGCGGCCTATCGGGCCGCGGGCGAGCAGGCGCCGCCCATGCCGGTCGCGCGAGGGCTGGGCATGGGATTCGATCCGCCCGTCGTCTCCCCGCACCTACCCGAAACCGCGACCCGCGAACACCTGGAGCCGGGAATGGTGCTGGCCGTGACGGGTTACGTCTGGGAACAGGGGGTCGGGGCGGTGTTCGGGCGCGAAGCCGTGCTGATCACCGACGACGGCCACGAGGTGCTGACCTCGAGCCCGTCCTGGCGCGAATAGCGATGGCCGCCAAGCCCGGCCCGCCGGCCGACAAGATCATCCGCTACCGCAAGGACGCCAAGACCCGCATCGCCACGATCACCTTCGACCGGCCCGACCATCTCAACGCGCCGACCATCGCGGCCCGGGTGCGCTACGCCGACCTCTTGCACCGGGCGTCCATCGACGACGACGTCAAGGTGCTGGTGGTGCGGGGAGCGGGGGAGGACCTGGGCTCCGGCGCGGATCTCCCCGAGGCCATGTCGGCGCAGAGGTCCGAGGACCAGGGCCCGCGTCTCGCCGAGTTCCGGCTCGGCGCCGACGAGGTCAGGTACCCCCCGCAGGGATCGTTGCGGCGCGGCGCCACTCTCGGCCAGTGGTATGCCAACCCCAACTCCGGGATACGCGGCCTGCAGGACTTCAAGAAGATCAGCATCCTCGAGGTCAAGGGCTACTGCTACGGCTGGCACTTCTATCAGGCCGCCGACGCGGACCTGGTGATCGCCAGCGACGACGCCCTGTTCGGGCACCCGTCGTTCCGCTACTACGGGTGGGGCCCGCGGATGTGGTGGTGGGCGCAGACCATGGGGATCCGGAAGTTCCAGGAAATGGTCTTCACCGGAAGGGCTTTCACCGCCGAGGAGATGTACGACTGCAACTTCCTCAACAGCGTGGTCCCCAGGGCCGAACTCGAGGCGGAGGTGGAGAAGTACGCGCTGGCGTGCGCGCGCAACCGCTCCACCGACACGGTGTTCATGCAGAAGGTCTTCTTCGAGATCATGAAGCAGTTCCAGGGCGAGTACATGGGTAGCATGCTCAGCGGCGTCTTCGAGTCGATGGGCGGGCTGGTCCGCCCCGACGCCGACGACGAGTTCACACTCGACGGTGCCCTCGCACGAGGTCTGGGCGATGCGGTCAACGACAACGACGGCAGGTTCCCCCCGGACTGGCGTCTGAGCAAGAGCGGGCGCATGAAGGCGGGCGCCAAGAAGAATGCCCCGCGGAAGCGGAAGCAGTAGTGGCGCAAGCTGATACCGAACCGCCGCTGGCGGGCTACACGGTGGTGGAGCTGTCCTCGGGCATCGCGGGCGCCTACTGCACGAAGCTGCTCGCCGACGGCGGCGCCGACGTCGTCAAAGTCGAATCGCCGGAAGGTGATCCGCTGCGATCCTGGTCGTCCTCGGGCGCGGTCATCCCACCCGGCGGTGACGGCGCGCTGTTCGCCTTCCTGGCCGGGTCGAAACACAGCGTGGTCGCCGATCCCGCCGGCCGGGACGACGTCGAACTCGTCGACCGGCTGCTGGCGGCCGCCGACGCGGTGGTCTGGTCGGCCGGATCGAAAGTTGCCGACAGCCAAGACTTCAGCCCCGCGGCGATCCATCTCCGCCACCCCCACCTGACGGTCCTGTCGATCACGCCCTTCGGCCTCGAGGGCCCCTGGCGGGACCGGGTAGCGACCGAATTCACGCTGCAGGCATGGTCGGGCGGAATCGTCGGCCTCGGGCGCGGCGAGCCGGACCGCGCACCGGTGTTCGTCGGCGGACAGGTCGGGGAGTATCTGGCCGGGGTGTATGCGAGTGCGGCGCTGCTGGCCACGCGACACTGCGGCGCCGGCCAGCTGCTCGACCTGTCGATGCTGGAGGCCCAGATCCTCGGGCTGACCTACTATCCCGTCACCTACTTCGAAATGCTGGGGCGGCCATGGCGAGACGCGCGGCGCGTCACCGTCCCGGGGGTGGCGCGCGCCAAGGACGGACTCGTGGACGTCGGCTGCGGGACGGCGCAGCAGTGGTTCGACCTGTGCGCGATGGTCGGCCACCCCGAGTGGATCGACGAGGCGTCGCCCCTCACCATCACCGAGCAGGCGACCCTGCACGCCGACGACATCTACGCGTGGTTCGAGACCAACACCGTCGACGACATCCTGGAACTCGCCACGGCCTTCCGGATCCCCAACGCGCCGGTCGCCAACGGCGCGAACATGGCCGCGCTGGAACACTTCCGGGAGCGCGGCTCGTTCGTGCCCAACCCGCGCGACGGGTTCCTGCAGCCGGCCCACCCCTACCGCATGCGCCCCGCACGGCTCCGCCCGCCCCAACCGGCGCCGCGACTGGGCGAGCACACGGCACGCTACCGATCCGCCGAACCGGCCCCGCGCCCCACGCCCACCGCGCCGGCACGCCGGCTGCCCCTCAGCGGGCTTCGGGTGCTGGACCTGACGACGTTCTGGGCGGGCCCCTGCTGCACGCACTTCCTGGCCATGCTCGGCGCCGAGGTGATTCACGTGGAATCCACCCGCCGGCCCGACGGCACCCGGCTGATCGCCGGGGTGCCGGTCACCGAAAACCAATGGTGGGAGCAGTCCCCGATCTTCGCGGCGTTGAACACCAACAAGAAGGGGCTCACGCTGGACCTGCAGAGCGCGCGCGGGCGGGAGTTGCTGTGCCGGCTCGTCGCAACCTGCGACGTGATCGCGGAGAACTTCACGCCGCGGGTGCTCGACCAGCTCGGCCTGGACTTCGCCGCGGTCCAGTCGATCAAGCCCGACGTCGTCATGGTGCGCATGCCCGGGTTCGGCCTGGACGGCCCCTGGCGTGACAAGCCGGCGTTCGCCTATGTCATCGAGTCCGCGGCCGGCGTGAGCTGGATGACGGGCTATCCGGACCGCACCCCCTACGATCCCTATTCGGTCGGTGACCCCAACGCGGGCATGCATTCCCTCAATGCGCTGCTGCTGGCGCTCGAGCACCGCCGCCGCACCGGCCAGGGCGTGCTGGTGGAGGCGGCGATGGTGGATGCCGCGCTCAGCGTCGCCGCCGAGCAGATCATCGAACACTCCGCGTACGGGGCGCTGCTGGAACGCGCGGGTAACCGGGGACCGACGGCGGCGCCGCAGAACCTCTACCGCGCCGCCGACATCGACGAGTTCGGGCGCCCCGACAGTTGGGTCGCAATCGCCGTGGCCACCGACGAGCAGTGGCTGAAACTGTGCGGCGCCATC is part of the Mycobacterium sp. HUMS_12744610 genome and encodes:
- a CDS encoding cytochrome P450; translation: MSDTLTAGTEIDSGIPEYPMAREAGCPFAPPPDVMALAAAAPLSRVRIWDGSTPWLVTGYEEVRELFSDSRVSVDDRVPGFPHWNAGMLSTVHKRPRSVFTADGEEHTRFRRMLSKPFTFKRVEGLRPTIQQITDDHIDAMLAGPRPADLVAALALPVPSLVISQLLGVPYEDAEMFQEHATVGLARYATGEDTAKGAMSLNAYLARLVEAKMENPGEDAVSDLGERVRAGELTVKEAAQLGTGLLIAGHETTSNMIGLGVLALLANPEQVPVIRDAADPKIVANAVEELLRYLSIIQNGQRRVALEDIAIAGEVIRAGEGIIIDLAPANWDADAFTEPDRLYLHRSGADRNVAFGYGRHQCVGQQLARAELQIVYRTLFRRIPTLSLAVPIEEVPFKHDRLAYGVYELPVTW
- a CDS encoding CaiB/BaiF CoA transferase family protein; this encodes MAQADTEPPLAGYTVVELSSGIAGAYCTKLLADGGADVVKVESPEGDPLRSWSSSGAVIPPGGDGALFAFLAGSKHSVVADPAGRDDVELVDRLLAAADAVVWSAGSKVADSQDFSPAAIHLRHPHLTVLSITPFGLEGPWRDRVATEFTLQAWSGGIVGLGRGEPDRAPVFVGGQVGEYLAGVYASAALLATRHCGAGQLLDLSMLEAQILGLTYYPVTYFEMLGRPWRDARRVTVPGVARAKDGLVDVGCGTAQQWFDLCAMVGHPEWIDEASPLTITEQATLHADDIYAWFETNTVDDILELATAFRIPNAPVANGANMAALEHFRERGSFVPNPRDGFLQPAHPYRMRPARLRPPQPAPRLGEHTARYRSAEPAPRPTPTAPARRLPLSGLRVLDLTTFWAGPCCTHFLAMLGAEVIHVESTRRPDGTRLIAGVPVTENQWWEQSPIFAALNTNKKGLTLDLQSARGRELLCRLVATCDVIAENFTPRVLDQLGLDFAAVQSIKPDVVMVRMPGFGLDGPWRDKPAFAYVIESAAGVSWMTGYPDRTPYDPYSVGDPNAGMHSLNALLLALEHRRRTGQGVLVEAAMVDAALSVAAEQIIEHSAYGALLERAGNRGPTAAPQNLYRAADIDEFGRPDSWVAIAVATDEQWLKLCGAIGSPSWATDPKLTTAAGRRAHHDFVDGQLAAWCADRSRDDIVATLWEAGVPVAKVMQPHRQTELEQLGFRGFFEEVDHPVKGPARLSTVPMRFSAGPERLHTAHAPLLGQHNRELLAELGLTDSEIAGLEADGVIGGAPAMGAGG
- a CDS encoding enoyl-CoA hydratase/isomerase family protein, with translation MAAKPGPPADKIIRYRKDAKTRIATITFDRPDHLNAPTIAARVRYADLLHRASIDDDVKVLVVRGAGEDLGSGADLPEAMSAQRSEDQGPRLAEFRLGADEVRYPPQGSLRRGATLGQWYANPNSGIRGLQDFKKISILEVKGYCYGWHFYQAADADLVIASDDALFGHPSFRYYGWGPRMWWWAQTMGIRKFQEMVFTGRAFTAEEMYDCNFLNSVVPRAELEAEVEKYALACARNRSTDTVFMQKVFFEIMKQFQGEYMGSMLSGVFESMGGLVRPDADDEFTLDGALARGLGDAVNDNDGRFPPDWRLSKSGRMKAGAKKNAPRKRKQ
- a CDS encoding amidohydrolase family protein; protein product: MVFSADNHISLASDIFYERFPDDLKDKAPRIWYEDGAYQVGRKGQSFLPGDFSAVLMQYDDLPGAASTNIEARIAELHDDGVDKELAFPNAVLALFHYPDKALRELTFRIYNDYIAELQERSGGRFYGAGLINWWDPTGTRKTLEELKSLGIKTFLMPLNPGKDDDGNPIDYASTSMRAVWDEIEAAGLPLTHHIGETPPKSPCEFNSVVVGMMINIDGFRETFSKYIFGGILDDHPGLRIGWFEGGIAWVPWALQDAEHLVASYRHMFNRPLQHDVRYYWDTHMMASFMVDPLGLQLIDKIGVDKVMWSSDYPHNESTYGYSEKSLAAVVDAVGPADAAKIVSGNVTRFLGLE
- a CDS encoding M24 family metallopeptidase; amino-acid sequence: MSVEVCPDERALRSGRRRRVLDQMAAHDLDVLVLGRQANVRYVTGTPQLWVAGTRPFGPSCVLVRATGAVHLLSTWDEGVPDDIPHENLYGISWNPANTMAVLRRIDGAATARRVGTDALSPAFAQLLPTAFPNATLVDGELAMRAARRIKTAEEVAAVREAIAKAESGLAAAVAELHPGVREQTLAGVMLEAMAGGGVATPANQEFAWATSRDHPWRRVGGDGRVNDGDLVAFSAGVLAGGYMGEVGRTWPAGAAGDAGPLRRRSERLWDKLLAACRPGAGAAELLAAYRAAGEQAPPMPVARGLGMGFDPPVVSPHLPETATREHLEPGMVLAVTGYVWEQGVGAVFGREAVLITDDGHEVLTSSPSWRE
- a CDS encoding M24 family metallopeptidase, coding for MAIPDTPDFARLRRETGARLRSAMTERGVDAMVLLGNNTVVYATGTSWPLGDAGLSYVERPLAVVLADDEWPHLFLPYREGVAHESELPADHLHGPVYLEFDEGVATFARQLADLVPAGAVIAVDECTGAMSRAGKSLFGGGAPADAAAIVGAAKVVKTPDELACIRTAVRITDEAMVDVHKSLAPGIRQIELSARFLRRAFELGAMASMLEPIWQVMPHSKAEGVWTTHGDLALPLLTTERELAEGDVLWTDVSITYRGYCSDFGRTWIVGRAPTPRQQAQFEKWQQIMTAVEGVARAGATAGDLGRAATAANGGTRPWLPHFYLGHGIGVNAAEMPMIGTDLGQEFDDDFVLQSGMVLVLEPVVWEDGTGGYRSEEVVVITEEGSIRLTDYPYTPYGPHVG
- a CDS encoding ferredoxin → MKVTVDQDVCASSGNCVLNAPDIFDQRDDDGVVVLLNPSPSPDQAEGARRAAAACPALAIRIEE